Proteins from a single region of Styela clava chromosome 1, kaStyClav1.hap1.2, whole genome shotgun sequence:
- the LOC120335098 gene encoding uncharacterized protein LOC120335098, whose translation MNLTILAISFSIIITSALAQDPWKEECVDGFELLFYKQRKTYNRAKSSCEGLGGYLAKVDNERITSVINSAFDIQGYANTFYIGGNDIATEGDWKWQDGTDVIMTGEAGYQNWKYNQPNGETLSNTVVEDCLTLGKETYMWTDSSCDENFYYICQKVFQGPFVGIQTINGNQKRCSATECSTATQVEWHKASNKVSTATTSRVYQTIHTGSATLNLQNANVADAGSYSCRYQIGKLWKTTTESYEVAGNPSIYRISNDVCNSNLIISWKPHTNAVGFPHKIEVSSTLGGSSRWLDSLTSENQSTTITNLSSTTTYTIKVTACVTKEYCTTNYSTTQKARTDGATLSVESPSIIQYKNTQTCVISWTLSNNMKTGDSYTVELNLTSTPVSSQDANSEIETKLMNVTSSSVYPFQPEPDRNYSASIKILNCVWSLKGSCVGNPKKKKSFELNIVSFVIGFLIPLIFYVVFGLIIYKLMEKIKKLKKNAEEKEHNYETIQEKATPFNDPVSQPSYSNVLKETAGYEQALPASTKKTQVESAYEQPSSSNVPQEAAGYEQALPAPAKQTQVESAYEQPSSSNVLQEAAGYEQALPATTMKTRVETAYET comes from the exons ATGAATCTTACAATTTTGGCGATATCGTTTTCGATCATCATCACAAGTGCTTTAGCTCAAG ATCCCTGGAAGGAAGAATGTGTTGATGGGTTTGAACTGCTTTTTTACAAGCAACGTAAAACTTATAACAGAGCAAAGTCTTCTTGTGAAGGATTGGGAGGTTACTTGGCTAAAGTTGATAATGAGAGAATAACGTCAGTCATTAATTCAGCATTCGA CATACAAGGTTATGCAAACACCTTTTATATCGGAGGAAACGACATAGCTACAGAAGGAGATTGGAAATGGCAAGATGGTACCGATGTGATCATGACAGGAGAAGCGGGATATCAAAACtg GAAATATAATCAACCAAATGGTGAGACTTTAAGCAATACTGTTGTTGAAGACTGTTTGACATTAGGCAAAGAAACGTATATGTGGACTGATTCATCCTGTGATGAGAATTTCTATTACATTTGCCAGAAAG TGTTTCAAGGCCCTTTCGTTGGAATACAAACCATCAACGGAAACCAGAAAAGGTGTTCTGCAACAGAATGCAGCACTGCTACACAAGTTGAATGGCACAAAGCATCTAACAAAGTATCAACCGCAACTACAAGTAGAGTTTATCAAACGATACACACTGGATCAGCAACATTGAATCTTCAAAACGCAAATGTTGCAGATGCGGGATCCTATAGTTGTCGTTATCAAATTGGTAAATTGTGGAAAACTACAACTGAATCATATGAAG TGGCTGGAAATCCCTCAATCTATCGAATATCGAATGACGTCTGCAACTCTAACTTGATCATCTCATGGAAACCACATACAAATGCTGTTGGATTCCCACACAA AATTGAAGTAAGTTCGACCTTAGGTGGATCATCCAGATGGTTGGATTCACTAACATCTGAGAATCAGTCAACAACAATAACTAATTTGTCGTCAACCACAACCTACACAATCAAA GTAACTGCATGTGTAACAAAAGAATATTGCACAACCAATTATTCTACCACCCAAAAGGCAAGAACAGATGGAGCAACGTTATCTGTTGAATCGCCATCTATTATACAGTACAAGAATACACAAACTTGCGTCATCTCTTGGACCTTATCTAACAATATGAAGACTGGTGATTCATATACCGTG GAACTGAATCTAACTTCAACTCCAGTTTCTTCGCAAGATGCAAACTCGGAGATAGAGACGAAGCTCATGAACGTGACGTCATCATCCGTGTATCCATTTCAACCAGAACCAGATCGTAACTATTCTGCTTCGATCAAAATACTCAATTGCGTTTGGTCTCTCAAAGGTTCTTGTGTAGGAAATCCAAAAA AAAAGAAATCGTTCGAGTTGAACATCGTCAGTTTTGTGATCGGTTTTCTAATTCCTTTGATATTCTACGTAGTCTTTGGCTTAATCATATACAAATTGATGGAAAAGATAAAGAAGTTGAAGAAAAATGCAGAAGAGAAAGAACATAATTACGAAACCATACAAGAAAAAG CAACTCCTTTCAACGACCCAGTTTCTCAACCATCATATTCGAACGTGCTAAAAGAAACTGCCGGTTACGAACAAGCTCTTCCTGCGTCAACTAAGAAAACACAAGTGGAGTCCGCTTACGAACAGCCATCATCTTCAAATGTGCCTCAAGAAGCTGCCGGTTACGAACAAGCTCTTCCTGCGCCAGCTAAGCAAACACAAGTGGAGTCAGCTTACGAACAACCATCATCTTCAAATGTGCTGCAGGAAGCTGCCGGTTACGAACAAGCTCTACCTGCGACAACTATGAAAACACGAGTGGAAACAGCTTACGAAACTTAG
- the LOC120335159 gene encoding uncharacterized protein LOC120335159, protein MIGEAGYQNWKYNQPNGGTGENCLTVGRETYEWVDTSCDDTSYDICQKVFPGPFVRIQTINVNQRMCSATDCSTATQVEWYKASNKVSTATTSKVYQTIQTGSAILNLQNANIADAGSYSCRYRIGQTWKTTTESYEVAGNPTINQASNNTCNTNFIISWQPHINAVGFPHKVEVSPTAGGSTRWVDLDSPTSEKQAITITSLLPVTTYTIKITACVPKYNCPIKYATTRKAKTGGATLSAESSFITQIEKNQTCVIAWSFPNNTETGNTYTVELNLASTLASSRDSNLKTDMKLINVTSSTSLSFQPEPNRNYYASIKIFNCAGLGQELSVIGTCLGKPTAPAKVFPPERFEDNLINSACGITKMAIQAPDETNGFVSCIFVLVRTYLKELDDDFSLTDMININNTVSGDEYIAKAIPVSSMNGKRMNVTLGEESMTTCDVMNTGKAGIQKEQSSEKEILF, encoded by the exons ATGATAGGAGAAGCGGGATATCAAAACTG GAAATATAATCAACCAAATGGTGGGACTGGTGAAAATTGTCTGACAGTCGGTAGAGAAACGTATGAGTGGGTTGATACATCTTGTGATGATACCTCCTACGACATTTGCCAGAAAG TGTTTCCAGGCCCGTTCGTTAGGATACAAACAATCAACGTAAACCAGAGAATGTGTTCTGCAACAGACTGCAGCACTGCAACACAAGTTGAATGGTACAAAGCATCTAACAAAGTATCAACCGCAACTACAAGTAAAGTTTATCAAACGATACAAACTGGATCAGCAATATTGAATCTTCAAAACGCAAATATTGCAGATGCGGGATCCTATAGTTGTCGTTATCGAATTGGTCAAACCTGGAAAACTACAACTGAATCTTATGAAG TGGCTGGAAATCCCACTATCAATCAAGCATCAAATAACACTTGCAATACTAACTTTATCATCTCATGGCAACCACATATAAATGCTGTTGGATTTCCACACAA AGTAGAAGTAAGTCCGACCGCAGGTGGATCAACAAGATGGGTGGATCTGGATTCACCAACATCTGAGAAACAAGCAATCACGATAACCAGTCTGTTGCCTGTCACAACCTATACAATCAAA ATAACTGCATGTGTACCAAAATATAATTGCCCAATCAAATATGCAACCACCCGAAAAGCAAAAACAGGGGGAGCAACGTTATCGGCTGAATCGTCGTTCATTACACAGAtcgaaaagaatcaaacttgtGTCATTGCTTGGTCATTTCCAAACAATACTGAAACTGGGAACACTTATACCGTG GAACTGAATTTAGCTTCAACCCTGGCTTCATCACGAGATTCAAACTTGAAGACAGACATGAAACTAATAAATGTGACGTCATCCACTTCGTTATCATTTCAACCAGAACCAAATCGTAACTATTACGCTtcgatcaaaatattcaattgtgcTGGACTTGGTCAGGAATTATCTGTTATTGGCACATGTCTAGGAAAACCTACAG CTCCTGCAAAGGTTTTCCCGCCCGAAAGGTTTGAAGATAACCTAATCAACAGCGCGTGCGGCATAACAAAAATGGCAATACAGGCACCGGATGAGACTAATGGCTTTGTCAG TTGCATATTTGTACTTGTACGCACATATTTGAAGGAACTTGATGACGACTTTTCTTTGACTGACATGATAAATATTAACAACACAGTGAGCGGAGATGAATACATTGCTAAAGCAATACCTGTGTCAAG CATGAATGGGAAGCGAATGAATGTTACACTCGGTGAAGAATCAATGACAACATGTGATGTAATGAATACAGGAAAAGCTGGGATACAAAAGGAACAATCCTctgaaaaagaaattttattttag